Sequence from the Rutidosis leptorrhynchoides isolate AG116_Rl617_1_P2 chromosome 3, CSIRO_AGI_Rlap_v1, whole genome shotgun sequence genome:
ACTCTGCAAGCTCAGCCTCGATTAACTGATCAACGGACATTTCCTCCACCTTACTCTTTACGACTTGTTCACATTTGGCCTCACCTTTTTCTATGTGTGGTTTCTTTTCCAGTTGTTGTTTACCATCTTCATGAGAAATCTTAATATCTTTTGTGATCTCCTTCGTTTCAGTTGCGTCACCTTCATTTTTAGGTGTTGCACCTTCATAATTTACATGAGAATTCTTACTATCTTCAGCGATCTCCTTTGTTTCAGAACCGTCACCTTCATTTTTCGGTGTTGCATCATTCAATGTATCAGAAGCTACGACAATGTGGGCCCCATCATTTTTCTCATCATCATGGTCTGCGTCATCTTCAGAATCAGAATAACTGAACTTTATCTTTTTATTAATGGGTAGCACTGGGGTGGGTGTCCCATCTGAATCCTCTCCCTCAGCCAGATCTTCCAAAAACTAGCGTAGGTAATATATAGAATATAAAAAAACGGCATATATATGTTCTTTGTGTAAACTAGTATTACGCATGAAGTATTATTCAGAAAGCTGCAGATACAAAGATACTATTGAAGATTATTATCTTTTACACACATCCTGAATGATGCATCTTGCTACCACCTGATTCTTAAATTATAGCTTCAGTATTTAGATAGAAAAAAATTGAAGATTCTCCTTGGTTTAATTATCGAAGTCTTGATTTGAACACGTATGATGTTAGATACTATAATCTTATAGGGGTGAAATGaaaagaaatttaaaaaaaaaaaaaaaaacaaggttTAACTCGTAATCAGATGAAGATCAAGCCTACTTTAATATGAATGCAATACATGATGGTTTAAGGGTGATCAATCTTTAACACTCTAATTAACGTGCAAACCTAGTTCAAAAATTCAAAGATTATGCTCAATCGAGGGAAATTAGGATCGAATTGTTTTGAATAAGTAAAGAGAACATTTAAAACTATACGAGGTACTTAgtagtaatgagttgtaaaaagtatGAAGTAATCACTTTGATAGATATTTCTAGGAGACCATGGTCGGTTCTAAAATAGCGACAGTATAGCATTATAACTGGCGTCCATTAAATGTCCATTACTGTCTTTTAGAACGTTGACGGTTTACAGTGCAAAATTGTTAGCTTTCTTCCACAATAGTAGGAGAAGGAAAAAAAAGCAGATACGAACAGAAAAAGACATATTGCGAGCACATGGcagaacaataataataaaaatgaccaAATAACAAATAAAAAAAGCTTAACATTTAGCACAGAAGAACAAGAAACGTAACAATGAACATATATGTTGATAATAACAGTGGTGGTTCCACAAATAAGATTAGAAAACTTAATAATGGCCTCTGAATTTCCAAAAATAATATGAATATGTTTGTAGGGAGAGTATTGATTTTCATAAAGTCAAACACATTTATGCATTTTGTCCCTAAAAAGGAACTTAAATCCAAACGTGATAGTAGTCCGGTCACCTCCGTGATAGTAGTCCGGACACCTCGATACCCTTAGGTCTACCGCATTTGATAAAAGCAACCATATTTTACTGATAGCATTTGATAAAAGCAACCATATTTTACTGATAATATTCATCGAGGAAATAGTATATAATCTAGGGTCAAATATATAACATTTAAAgacaaattaaattaaatttaaatcaACCAATTAAACAAATAATTATAATAGAGAGAGTAAGAGGAAGTAGTTACAGAATCAAAAACTTGAACAGCTTCTTGAGAGGCTTGACGTTCCCTACCACCATCACAGGTGATGAAAAAACCTTGTACTCCTGGCCTCAATGGGTATGAACCCTTCTTCTTCACTGATTTCtgtatttataattatttaaaaccctaagGGATCAACTGAATGACAGTTACAcataataatatatctaattaaatatttaaatacaaataaataaataaataaataaataagagttACGTTAGGTTGGCGGTAGTGATTCTTCCTCTTCTTATTGTTGTTGCCGGCGGTAGCCATTTCTCAGTTCAGGTTAGGGTGAACTCTGCTGCTGCCTGTTGCAGCTTTCCTGAATTTTTTCTTTGTATCCGCTAAAACATTTACGATAAAATAACAATTTAGTCCTCCGACTACTAAACAGTTACTTAATAATCCCCCCttttgataattatatatatatatatatatatatatatatatatatatatatatatatatatatatatatatatatatatatatatatatatatatatatatatatagtggtaggatcaagagggaaataaccaatcggggggaagcggggggaagcaaatttttttttttcgttttttgaaaaaactttgttcacgaacattatagatgggatgaaaatatgaacatttagtagagacactttgtgataaatgtttttattttggcgggaaaacgctcgaagaagtaatatataacaattatcgtgtttttcgagcgtatgttaaggttttagctattggggtttagatattagggtttagatattagggtttagaaatttagggtttagggtttagatttagggtttagatttaggatttagattgagtttttaacacgaacggtttagagtttagggtttagggtttagggtttagggtttggtgttttgggtttatggaataaacccaaaacaccaaaccctaatgtgaagacccgtcctaatccatccggatgaagtccatatcgattataaacgattcacaacagttggttacatcgcgaggtacttgacctctatatgatacatatcacaaacattgcattcgattttaaaagacaatttttctttacaacgaaagttgacgacatgcataccatttcataatatatccaactat
This genomic interval carries:
- the LOC139897422 gene encoding uncharacterized protein; this encodes MATAGNNNKKRKNHYRQPNKSVKKKGSYPLRPGVQGFFITCDGGRERQASQEAVQVFDSFLEDLAEGEDSDGTPTPVLPINKKIKFSYSDSEDDADHDDEKNDGAHIVVASDTLNDATPKNEGDGSETKEIAEDSKNSHVNYEGATPKNEGDATETKEITKDIKISHEDGKQQLEKKPHIEKGEAKCEQVVKSKVEEMSVDQLIEAELAELKDKSKRRFNYLDSGCNGVVFVEMRKRDEDPTPKEIAQRMITYAATTQKHMSRFILRVLPVEVTCYASEEEISRAIKPLIARYFPMEVETPYKFAVLCEARANSGVEKMKIINVVAKSVPEPHKVDLTNPDKTIVVQIAKTVCCIGVVDKYKELAKYNLRQLTSSKP